Part of the Woronichinia naegeliana WA131 genome, ACCCTTTTTTAAAATCTCCTAGTCTCCCCCTCTCCCAGTCTCCAAAAAGCCCTACCGATTGGGTTAAATCGGATTAGTTGGAAACAAAGTTGATCTGGGTTGATCCAGTTGTGGTCCACGTCCCTACCGATTGGGTTAAATCGGATTAGTTGGAAACGCAAGGGGACGGGGTGACTTGGTGACGGGGCGAATGGCGATTAATTATTTTTTGCGATCGCTTAAAACCCTTTTTTAAAATCTCCTAGTCTCCCCCTCTCCCAGTCTCCAAAATCCCTACCGATTGGGTTAAATCGGATTAGTTGGAAACGCAAGGGGACGGGGCGAATGGCGATTAATTATTTTTTGCGATCGCTTAAAACCCTTTTTTAAATCTCCTAGTCTCCTATTCTTCCCCCTCTCCTCTTCTCCAAAAAGCCCTACCGATCGCCTTTAATCGTATTATTTGTAAACCCTGTAGGGGCTTGGTCTCCAAGCCTTACGCTCTATGGATTTGGGAACCAAACCCCTACGGAAAATTAATGATTACCGCGATCTCGTTTATCGGATTAAATTAAAATAAATTGTAGGGACATAATACCTTTATGTCCTTTTTTATTAATAGAAAATAAGCGCAAAAATAAAGGATTTAAAAGTGTTAAACCCCTACAGTAAATTAAAAATCACAAAAAAAAGACGTTGACATCCTCATTCAAAAGTGCCATTATATAAAGTATAATTTCGCCAGCGATCGCTATGGATATTCAACTCAAAAAATGGGGCAATAGCTTGGGCTTACGCATCCCCCATCAACTTACTAAAAATTTTGGCTGGGATGAAAACTCTACCCTTGAAATAGAAAAAATACAAGATGCTCTAATCATCCGTAAAAAACCAAACTCTGTGACCCTAGAACAACTTCTGGCTAGTATTCCTCCCGATTTTACCTATCCTGATGACATACAAGACTTCACCCATAGTGCGGCGATCGGACAGGAAATTTTGTAACTCTAGAAAAATAGATGTACCCCAAACGCGGAGAAATTATCCGCATTAACCTCAACCCAACTCAAGGACGAGAACAAACAGGAGAAGCCCGCCCCTGCCTTGTGCTTAGTCATACCCGATTTAATCAAACAAGAGGAGGAATTGTCATTGTTTCTCCGATCACCCACACCCTAAAACCCGATATAAAAACCCTAATTCCCATTCCTGAAGGCTTTAAAATCAGGGGTTCCGTCATTGCCGAACAAATTCGTACCCTCGACTTAAATCAACGGTGGTGGATAAGTACAGGAGAAAATTTGCCCCAATCTTTTGTTGATCAAGTTGTCGCTACTCTTCAGATCATCATTGGTCAAAACTTTAGTTAATTCTACCGATAAATAATCGGATTAGTGGGAAACGTAGGGGCGAATTGTGTTCAGTGAGTTGATCAAACTGCGATCGCCCTTATTTGCCAAAAGACCAGACCCCATAATAAGTTTTGTAAACCAAACCATTATCCAAAATCGGTACTGTATTATGGAAACAGAAAGTTTAAAGAGCTGATTAAGCCGATGAGTCAACATACTTATACCGCTATTACTTTTGCTCCTGTTCAAGGCTTTATTGAAAAATCACGCAAATTACGGGATTTGTATGGTAGCTCTTATCTACTTTCCTTTTTAGCAGAAGTTCTCTGTCGTGCTGCGGATGCTGACCCGAATTGCGATTTAATTTCACCCGCTTTAGTTAATAATGCGAAAGGAACACCTAATCAAATTTTGATTGAAGGTGAGTTTCTCCAAGCAAAGAAAATCTTTTTTGAGACTTGGCAAATTATTGTTAAAACGTGTCAAACAAGCATTGAAAAATATTATCTTACCGATGAAAACTATCAGTGGGAACGAGAGTGGAATGCTTGGGGAAATTATGCTTGGGAATTTTTTATCGCAACCGATCAAGAAATCAACACAGTCCGCCACAAACTATCTGAAATAAAACGCGAACGAAACTGGATCGGCATTAATTGGCAAGGAGAAAGTTCTAGTTTAACAGGTCACGATGGTATTGCTTGGCCAGGAATGGATGGCATGAAACCTGATCACAATTATGATGATCAAATTAGACAGTTTTGGCAAAAATTAAATCAATATTTACCAGAATCAATTCTGGATGTTGGGCAAGATAGTGAAGCGAAAAAAGGAGAACAATTAAGCATTCCTGAACTGATTAAACGTTTAGTATTATTAAATGATGAGGTGAATTGGCCAGACGATGAAAAACGAACCATTCCCAAAAGAATCACCAAAAAAGTTAATCAATTGCTTTTTCCAACAAAGAGCCAAAATGATTATGATAGAATCCCCTGGCAACTTTCTGTTAGACCGTCCAAAAGCTTTGAAAAGTTAAATCGTTGGCAAGACAATGAATGGACAGGTTGGTTTATGGGCGATGGGGATAAAATGGGAGAATATCTTCAATCATTGGGTAATGATAATAAAAAATTGAAGGATTTTAGTCATTCCTTGATTAATTGGGGCAAAGAATTAGAAAATAGATTAGATAACTTGAAAATTCCCAAAGTAGATAATCGAATTGTCTATGCGGGTGGGGATGACTTCTTTGGCATTTTATCGGAGAATGATGAGTCGAAAGCTGAGAAAAATCAATCTTTTAAACCTTCAGATTGTTTAGTTTTACTTTATCAATTTCATGATCAATTATGGCAAAAAGGTCTTTCCGATAAACTTCAAGAAAAATATCATCGTCCTTTGATGGCTAGTGTCGGTTTTGTCTGGGCTGCTCCTAATGTTCCCCAACGGGACGTATTACAACATTGTCGAGAAACGGAAAAATCAGCTAAGAATAATGGCCGCGATCGCCTGGCAATCCGTATCTTGTTTAATAGTGGTAATCATTTAGACTGGCATTGTCCCTGGTGGTTTTTACAAGATTTGTTAGAAAGTTACTGCGATCGAGAAGGTAATAAAAATTGGACACATTTTTATAATGATGTAGCGGTTTTAGAATCTCGTCATGCGTTTTCTAAGCAATCATCAGAGGTTGCTCAGGCTTTATTTGAAATTTACTTTGGGGACGAAATTACCCAAATCTTAGAAAATAATGTTCGAGGTACGGATTCACGGACTAAAATTGTATCTGACGTTAAACCTGAAACCTTAAATGAATGGATTATTAATTTAGCAAAAGTGGGGTTTCATCTCTATGACTAAAGCTTTCACTCACTTATTACAAATTACACCCCTGGGTTTGCTCTATGGTAGTGCGGGCGGGTTTCTATCTCCAGAGAATTTAGTCGGGCGATCGGGCAATAAGTTTCCGCCGAGCAGTGCGACAGTTTCGGGTTTATATGCTCAAGTTCAGAGTAATCCAGAAAGAGCAGAGAAAAAAACTTGGCTATTACCTGATTTATGTTTAGCTGGCCCCTTTTGGGCAAAAAGTGAGGAGATTAAACCGGACTCTCAGAACTTTTTTGTGCCAACACCTTTTAATTTTCTAGCTCAAAAACCTTTTGCTCAAGTTAACAAAACCGATCAAGATTTAGGGCAAGTCAAACATCATTTAAAATGGAATGATGCTGATAAAATTTGGCAAGATACTAAAGAGCAATCTATTCAAGGTAAATTTGATCAAGATAGTTGGATAGCCATTCAAGATTGGCAAAATCCTCAGCAAGTTTATGAGTCTCCCTGGAAATATTTGCCCCATTTACATCCTCGCCTTCAGGAGGAACAACGTCACACAAAAGAGGGAGATTTATTTTTAGAAAATGCGGTACAAGTTGATCCTGATATTTCCCTGATTTATCTAACCAATGAAGTGTTACCTGATGGTTGGTATCGTTTCGGCGGTGAAGGGCATTTAGTGGATATCAAATGTTGTCAATTAACTGATCAAAAAATTATTGATCTTTTGCATAAGAAAATAGGAAATACTTTTGCTTTAATTACTCCTGCGATCTGGGGTTCAAATCGCTTTTCCTATCGTTTTCCTCAACTTCCTGAAAGTAATCCTAGTGTGATTGATCCTGACTGGAACTATGACGCACTGATTACAGAGCGACCCCAACCTTTTCGCTATCGTTTAGGCGGAAAATTATCAAGAGGACGTTATGGCATACCCGCAGGTTCAGTCTATGTGCTTCAAAAAGCCTTAGATAAACCCTGGCATGATTGGCCAGAAAATTGGTTTCCCACAGAAGCCTATTCTTTTAAACGTTGGGGTTGTGGTCTGGCTTTACCTTTAGCAATGTAACTTTTTAGGAGTGTTTTATGTATCAAAAAGCCTACGGTATTATCGAAACGCTTGCGCCGCTTCATGTGGGGGCTAGTGCGGGGGAAGAAACGGGTAATTTAAACCTGATTTTTCGGGATCAATTTACGCAAACGGGCATTATTCCAGGTAGTTCGATTCGCGGTCGTTTTAGGGCTGATATGCGTATGAAACGTCTTGCTTTTGTAACTGCTAATCCTGATCAATCAGTGGAGAGAAAAATTGATGATCATTATTGGTATGGACATGAAGCAATTCAAGGAGAAGAGGATGGCGGGACAACCGAAGCCATTATTAAATTTGAGTATGCGTCTTTAGTCTGGCTACCTGTTTTTTGCCCAGGTCAGCCCGTTGTTTGGGTTAGTTGTCCTCGTTTACTAAAGCGATATAAATTATTAACTAATATTGAGAGTCCCATTCCCAAACCTTATACTGCTTCTACTAATTTAACGGGAAGACAAATTCCTGGAGGCAGTAAAATTCTGTTTTTCAACTTAGGATTTATGGAGATTGAGCATTCACAGGATATGACTACTTGGATTCCAAAAGGAACATCTTTAAATGAGTCTAACCTAGTTGTTGTTGGTGACAATGATATTGGTCAATTACATGAAATGGCTTTATATCGTCAAAGTCGTGTAAAACTTCTTGATGATGTTAAAAAAGTAGATACAAAGAAAGGGGCCTTTTTTAATGTAGAAGCCTTACCTGAAGGAAGTATTTTGATCTTTCCTATTGCTCTTAAAGAAAAAGGCTGGAAACCATTTAATGAAGCATCGGAAAAAGATTTATATTTCGGTGGACTTGAATCTATTGGTTTTGGTCATACCCGCGTTATTTTAGCAGGAGATTATTAATTATGGCTTGGCAAACTTATGGACTCGATCAATACGCTCAGAAATTAGTGTTAAAAGCAAAGAAAAAAGATGCTGATTCCTTAAATCAATCCTATAAAATGCGAATGGCAGTAGCCTATGGTCTAGAGCGTTTTTGGGGAGAACATCTACGTTTACAAAATCGAGAACCTAATAAAGCTAAATACTGGAAAAAGACCTGGGATAGCTTAGTAGAAATTATGGCTAAGACAGGAGTGAAAATTCCTAATGATGATGTTCGTGTTGACAGGACAGAAGAGATAGAAGCAATGAGTGCAAAACTTTGGTCTATTCCTCTAGAAGATCAAAGGGTCGCTGTTGCCGTTCTGACTCAATTATGTGATTGTCTGGTCTGGTGGACACAGCGTTATAAGGGAAAAACTGATATTCATTTTGAAGAAGATGAATAACTGAGGTTTGTTTTTGATTGGTAAAAATGGAGAAATTTAAATATGGTTAATATTCCAAATCCTCATAAAAAAGTGCCGATGATGTTTCAGGCACAAATCGGAGGGCGTTGTCAACTTAATTACATTGATAAGAATGCTGATCAATCTGATATTGAGTGTTGGACTTTGGAATGGCTTGAAAGAGCAGATTCAGTTCTCCCTAATTTTGCTCCAGGTGTTGAAACGAAAGCTTATCAAATAAACTGGCGGTTTGTTACCAATGGAGGACAAGATGATGGCATAATTCGCCCTGTTTTAGGGGCCAAAGGAATTCCTTTTTATCCAGGTAGCAGTATGAAGGGGGCTTTTGCCCAGGCTTGTACTTCGGAAGAACGTCGCCGTTACTGTGGTTATGAAATTAATTCTAAAGATATGGCTCCAGGAATTTTAAGATTTCATGGTGGTTATCCGACAAATAATCAATGGCAAGAAAAATTAATAGATATTGTTCATCCTCAACAGCCATGGCAGGTTAAAAGTCAGACAAAGGAAGGGGGAGCCTTTCCCTTAATTTCGCTTTATAAACCTGAGTTATGTTTTGGTATTTCCAGCACTATTCCTTTAGAGGAAACTGAATGGAATGAAATTTGGAATATTTGGGAAAAAGCATTATCATTAGGTATTGGTTGCCGAGTGAGCGCGGGTTATGGACAACCTAAAAAGTTTTCTGGAAAAGTTATTTAGGGCTTGCTGAAAAAAGCTGAAACCTTTACGGAGAAAAATAGTAGGCGAATTAAGAACCGCTAGAATGCACGAAAATAGGGTAGAATGCCTCAAAACCATTGCATTAAGAAGAGAGAAAGCAGATGTACCGAAAGCAACAGTACTCAATTGAAACACCAGAAAACTTGAAAAATCTGTTCGGCGGGCAGTTAGACGAAGAAAATCGTTGGATAGAAATGTCAAAAATGATTCCCTGGGAAGAATATGAGGAAGAATATGCAAAAAACTTCACAGAAAAAAAAGGAGCCCCAGCCAAATCATTTAGAATGGCATTAGGAGCATTAATTATCAAAGAAATTTCAGGAAAAAGTGACAGAGAAACAGTAGAACAAATAAAAGAGAACCCTTATTTACAGTACTTTATAGGAATGGAAAGCTATAGTAGCAAAGAAGCATTTAATGCGTCAATGATGGTTCATTTTCGTAAAAAAATAGGAATGGAATTAATAAATAAAATTAATAAAGAAATAGAAAAAAAAGCGACGGGTGTAGCGTCAGAAAAAAAAGAAAATGAAGGAAAGTTATTGTTAGATGCGACTTGTACACCAGCAGATATAAAATATCCAACGGATATAGGAATATTGAATGATGCCAGAGAAAAAACAGAAAAAATAATAGATAAGCTGTATGAAGAAATAAAAGAGAAAAGGAAAGAAAAGCCGAGGACTTATAGGGAAGTGGCAAGAAAAGAGTACTTAGCCATAGCAAAAAAACGTCGTGTGTCAAAAAAAGAAAGAAGAAAAGGAACAAAAAAACAACTAGGATATATAAAAAGAAACTTGTCTGATATAGAAAAAATGATAGAAGAGGGAGCAAAGTTAGAAAAACTAACGAAAAAAGAGCAAGAAGAGCTTGTAACGATAGGAAAAGTGTATGAGCAACAGTTAGAAATGTATGAAAAAAAGACAAATAAAGTAGAAAACAGAATTGTGAGTGTAAGCCAACCTCACGTGCGTCCAATAGTGCGTGGAAAAGCGGGAAAAGCAGTAGAGTTTGGAGCTAAAATATCGGCAAGTAATGTGAATGGCTTTGTCTTCTTAGACAAATTAAGTTGGGATAATTACAACGAATCGGGAGATTTACAAGCGCGAATAGAAGAATATAAAAGGGAAACAGGATGTTATCCGGAATCGGTTCATGTGGATAAAATCTATCGAACAAAAGCGAATCGAGCTTATTGTAAAGAAAGGGATATAAGAATGAGTGGTCCCCGATTGGGAAGACCGCCGAAAGAGGTGAGCAAAGAAAAAAAGAAAGAGGCACGCTCAGATGAAAGAGTGCGTAATGCCATTGAGGGTAAATTCGGACAGGGAAAGAGGAAATTTAGTCTTGGTCGAGTGATGGCCAAACTACCTGAGACCTCGGAAACGGTAATTGCGATGAACTTTTTGGTAATGAATCTTTCTACTCTACTTCAGAAGACAAAAAGTAAAAAGTTGTAGAGTCGTTTTTCTTGTGAAAAATGGTGTTAATTTTCCTCTCTTTTGTGAGGAGTGATTTGTGTTGACCTTTTTAGACAGAAAGGAACAATAGATTAAACAAAATCTGTATTTTGATTTGTTTCCATAAGGATAAGTTATCTATGCTTTTTCAGTCCATACTTCCCTAACCCACATTTCTTTCGTTTTTTGACTTTTTCAGCAAGCCCTATTTATCAAACTGTTTTAGAAGGTCGGGGAATCGCGTCTAAATTACTGGATAACACAACAGAATTTCGACCGAATCTCTTTAAAGCGTCTATACGAGGTCATGCACTACGGATTTTTGGCGGTTTAACGGATAGTAAAACGGCGGACAAGGCGGTTGAGGGTCTCCTTGGAGGCATTCAAGGCGATGGAGGGACAGTCGGCTTATTGTCTATGCGTTTTGTGGAAAAATCCCTCGCGATTGACACCTTTGGCACAGGCAAATGGCAAGTTTCAACTTATCAAGTGAAAGGCACATTAAGTTGGCTAGTTACTCAATCCTTAGAACCTAAACAATTCAAATTATTACAGGACTTAATCGT contains:
- a CDS encoding type II toxin-antitoxin system PemK/MazF family toxin; amino-acid sequence: MYPKRGEIIRINLNPTQGREQTGEARPCLVLSHTRFNQTRGGIVIVSPITHTLKPDIKTLIPIPEGFKIRGSVIAEQIRTLDLNQRWWISTGENLPQSFVDQVVATLQIIIGQNFS
- a CDS encoding type III-B CRISPR module-associated protein Cmr3; amino-acid sequence: MTKAFTHLLQITPLGLLYGSAGGFLSPENLVGRSGNKFPPSSATVSGLYAQVQSNPERAEKKTWLLPDLCLAGPFWAKSEEIKPDSQNFFVPTPFNFLAQKPFAQVNKTDQDLGQVKHHLKWNDADKIWQDTKEQSIQGKFDQDSWIAIQDWQNPQQVYESPWKYLPHLHPRLQEEQRHTKEGDLFLENAVQVDPDISLIYLTNEVLPDGWYRFGGEGHLVDIKCCQLTDQKIIDLLHKKIGNTFALITPAIWGSNRFSYRFPQLPESNPSVIDPDWNYDALITERPQPFRYRLGGKLSRGRYGIPAGSVYVLQKALDKPWHDWPENWFPTEAYSFKRWGCGLALPLAM
- a CDS encoding AbrB/MazE/SpoVT family DNA-binding domain-containing protein, with the protein product MDIQLKKWGNSLGLRIPHQLTKNFGWDENSTLEIEKIQDALIIRKKPNSVTLEQLLASIPPDFTYPDDIQDFTHSAAIGQEIL
- a CDS encoding RAMP superfamily CRISPR-associated protein; translation: MYQKAYGIIETLAPLHVGASAGEETGNLNLIFRDQFTQTGIIPGSSIRGRFRADMRMKRLAFVTANPDQSVERKIDDHYWYGHEAIQGEEDGGTTEAIIKFEYASLVWLPVFCPGQPVVWVSCPRLLKRYKLLTNIESPIPKPYTASTNLTGRQIPGGSKILFFNLGFMEIEHSQDMTTWIPKGTSLNESNLVVVGDNDIGQLHEMALYRQSRVKLLDDVKKVDTKKGAFFNVEALPEGSILIFPIALKEKGWKPFNEASEKDLYFGGLESIGFGHTRVILAGDY